In Rhizorhabdus phycosphaerae, the genomic stretch ACGCCCAACACCATCACCGCATATTCGACCGTCGACGAAACGCCGCCATTGGCTTGCGAATGCGGCGGGACGATGTTGCCCGCATTGCGGCATACGAACAGGTCGCCCGGAGCCGCCTGAACGATGAACTCGGGCACGACGCGCGAGTCGGCGCAAGAAATCATCAGAGCCTTGGGGCTCTGGCCATCCCGAGCCAGCTTGCCATAAAGGTCGCTATTGCTGGGAAATGTGTTGGACTGGAAACTGACTACGCGTCCGATCAGCTCGTTCATTTCTAGACTCCGAAATGTGCGCCGGGAACACGGCGGGAGCCTCGAATATCGAGCAGGGACTTTGCCGCGGCGCAGCGGTCCTGTTAAAAATCATTGCTGCCGGTGAAACGTTTCGCTGACGCGCTCAGCCGAGCTGTTGCGGTCCCTTGACGGGTATATCGATATCGGCCCGCAGACCGCCTTCCGGCCGATTGGCCAGGGTCAGGACGCCGCCATGCGCACCCACGATCCGCTCGACGATCGCCAGCCCCAGGCCCAGCCCCTCCGTGTTCCGTTCGCGCGCGGTGTCTAGCCTGACGAAGGGCTGCTTTGCGGAGTCGAGATCGGCTTCGGGAATGCCGGGTCCGTCATCCACGACCCGCAATGTCACCCGCTCCTCGCCGGGGATGAGCGACACCGTGACGTGCCGCGCGTGCCGCAACGCGTTGGACACGAGATTGTCGAGCGCGCGCTTCAGATCATAAAGGCGCACATAGGCGTCGAAATGCTCGGGCCCTTCGTAGCGCACGTCATGGCCATGATCGGTGGCATCGTCGACCACCGTTGCCGCCATGACCGCAATGTCCGAGCGGACCCGGGGCTGCTCGGTCTCGTCGCCACCGAGAAAGGCCAGCAGCGAGGCAATCATAGTTTCCATCTCGACCGCATCGCGCTGGATCGCGTCACGCGCGGCGCTATCGCCGATCATGTCGATGCGCAGACGCAGGCGGGAAATAGGGGTGCGCAAATCATGTCCGACGGCAGCGAGCGCCTGGGTGCGATCCTGAATCAGGCGCTGGATCCGGTCCTGCATGGCATTGAAGGCCTTCACCACGCGCAGGACCTCGCCGGTCCCGACCTCGGGCAATATGATGCGATCGCCATAACCGTAGCGCTCTGCGGCCTGGGCCAGCATCCGGATCGGTTTCAGCGTGTTGCTGATCAGGAGACTCCCGATCACCAGCAGGGCGAGCGCGGGTACCAGCGCCAATATCACCCGACCGATCGCAAGATCCCAACCGCTCACCACATCCCGCGTGCCGAAATATATCCAGCTGCCATCGGGCAGGGTCATGCCGCCCACGACCATCGAATTGAGCCCCGGCGACTTCAATTGCAGCCGCATGTCGGCCTCGGCCAGCGAGGGCTCCCAGTTCACGATCTGGTCGCGCATCTCGCGCAGCTCCGGCGCCATGCGCGGCGGCGGCGGCGGCAGGGACTCGCCCCAGCGCACGTCATAACGGTCGGTCGTCAGTAGCGAGGCCATGGCGGGACGCTCGCGCGGGGTGCGCTCGGCAATGAGCTTGCGCGTGATAACCAGATGCTCGGCCAGCCGATGCGCCTCGTCCTCACGCAGCGAGAACTGGCTCGCCCGCTCGTACAGCAGCGTGCTGGTGCAGAATTCGACCGTCACCGTGAGGAGCAGGATGATCAGGATCCGCCCCACCAGCCCGAGGGATGGGCGAACGAGGTGGATCAACTGCGCGAGACCTCTGCGTTGAACATATATCCGACCCCCCGGACGGTGGTGATCGGAGCCTCCTTGCCCGCGCTCTGCAGCTTGCGCCGGAGACGGCTGACGAGAACGTCGATGCTGCGGTCGGAGGCATCGCCGAGCCGTGTCCGCGACAGCTCGATCAGCCGCTCGCGCGCTATGACGCGCTGCGCATTATGAACGAAGCTGGACAGAAGATCGAACTCGGCGCCGGTCAGATCGATGATGGCCCCCGTGGGCGAGGTCAGCTCGCGGCGCGGGAAATTGACGGTCCAGCCGTCGAACGATGCCTCATTGCGCCGGCTGACGTCGCTCTGCCGCTCCATGCCGCCACGCCGCAGCACCGCCCGAACCCGGGCCATCAACTCGCGCGTGCTGAACGGCTTGGGCAGATAATCGTCGGCACCGATCTCAAGCCCGATCACGCGGTCGGTCTCGCTGCCCTTTGCGCTGATGAAGATGATCGGCACGTCGCTTTTCTGGCGGACCTGCCGACAGAGCTCGATTCCGCTCGTGCCGGGCAACATGATGTCGAGCAGGATCAGGTCGACCGGCTCGGCATTGAAAATGATCCACATTTCCGGCGCGGTGGACGCCGGACGGACGGTGTAGCCGTTCTCCTGCAGCGCACGCGCGGTGAGGACCCTCAGCGACGGATCGTCTTCAACCAACAGGATGGTACTGGACGTCACGGTCTTCCTCATCGGAACGGAGGTGTTTCAGGTATGGGGGCACTATCAATGCGTCAACAGCCTCAATACGCAAAAGATTGCGGGGCGAAATCAAGCAATATTTTGACACCTATCCGACACCATATAGCGACAAGGCATATCGCCCCGCCTACCGAAGCCGCTTCGCAGCCCCCGGCCGCTCCATAGCTCCGGTCTATGCAGATGTCGGCAAGGTTTCGATTTTGCCGGGCGCTCGCGCCCCTCTATCCTCTATCCCCTGCATAACGAAGGAGGCCGGGATGGCGGGACGCTGGTTCGACGAATGGACGGTGGGGGACCGCCTGGCGCATGAGATCCGCCGAACCGTCACGGAAACAGACAATCTGCTGTTCTCGACGATGACGCACAACCCGCAGCCGCTCCACATCGATGCAGAGGCTGCGCGGCAGAGCGAGTTCGGGCAGATCCTCGTCAATGGCACCTTCACCTTCGCGCTGATGGTAGGGCTGTCGGTGGGCGACACCACGCTGGGCACGCTCGTCGCCAATCTGGGCTATGACAAGCTGGTGATGCCGAAGCCGGTCTTCATCGGCGACACGATGCGCGCCGAGACCGAGATTGTGGAGTTGCGCCCGTCACGGTCGCGGCCAGATGCCGGAATCGTGACCTTCCGCCACCGGCTGCTGAACCAGCGCGACGAGGTCGTCTGCGAATGCCTGAGGTCGGCACTGCTGCAACGCAAGCCTGCGGCTTAAAGCGCTCCCGCCCGCGCCAGCAGCGCCTCGGCCTGCTTCAGGTGCGGGCGATCGACCATCTTCCCCTCGAGCTTGAGCGCCCCCACGCCGGGGTTGGCGGCGAAGAGCGATATGATCGCACGGGCGTGCGCGATCTCGGCCTCGGTGGGGCTGAAGCCGCGATTGATCGTCTCGATTTGCGAGGGATGGATTGCCATCATGCCGGTGAAGCCGTCGCGCCGCCCGCGTGCGACATAAGCTGCCAGCCCCTCCGCGTCGGCGATGTTCGGGAACACCGTCTCGATCGCGGCCACCCCCGCTGCGTGGGCACCGAACAGGGTCAGCGCCCGAACCATCTCATAGGGGGCGGTGTAGCGCCCGTCCTCCTCGCGCGAGGTTGCCGCGCCGATCGCGGCGGGCAGATCCTCGGCGCCCCAGGTCAGGCCGACGAGGCGATCCGCCTGGGCCGCGTAGCTGCCGAGTGCGAAGATCGCCGCCGGAGTTTCGGTCGCGATCGGAAGGATCGGCGGGCAGTTCGCTCCTGCCCGTTCGAGGAGCCGCGCGACCGAGCCCGCCCCTTCGGCCTTGGGAAGCACGAGGCCGGCGGGCGCGGCCTCCGCCACGGCGCGCAGATCGGCGCCGACATGTTCGGAGTCGAGCGGGTTGATACGGACGAAACTGGGCACGGGAGGGGCCGCCGACAGCCACGCGGCGACGGCATTCCGGGCGGCCGCCTTGGATTCGGCCGCCACCGAATCTTCCAGATCGAGGATAAGCGCGTCGGCCCCACTGGCTGCAGCCTTGGGAAAACGCTCCGGCCGGTCGCCGGGCACGAAGAGGAGCGAGCGGAGTCTCATGGCTCCCGCATTGCCTTCGCGGCCAAGCGATGGCAATCGGCGAATCGGACTGGGGAGGCCGTGATCCGACGGGGCAGCCGCATGGCGTGCGGCGATCCGACAGCCTGGACTCCCGGCCGCCTCGCCGAAACGACCGCGATAGTCTAGCCGGGTTATCCGGGCCTGCAGGGAAAGACGCATGACTCAAGGCAAGCGCATGATCGACCGCGCATCGGCGGACGGAACGCTGGACGCCGCCGCGCCCTACAGGCGCAGCCGCTCGGCCCCGGTCGTCCTGCACCAGCGCGTGTGCGTCGACGACATCCGCGTCGAGGCGTTCATCGGCGTCCACAGCCACGAGAAGAACCGCCGCCAGTCGCTAATCGTCGCGGTCCAGCTCGACATATTGCCCCCCGAGGCGGACACGATCGACGATACGATCGACTACAACCGGATCGTCGAGGAATGTCGCCGCCTGGCCGACCGGAGCATCGGCCTGATCGAGAATTTCGCCCGCCAGCTGGGCGAGGCGCTGCTCGCGGATTCCCGCGTGATGCGCGCCGAGATATCGGTGGCGAAGCCTGGCGCTTTGCCCAATGGGGTCGCGCGCTCAACCATCGCGCTGGCGCGGGGCGCCTGAACCAACCCATGCCCTCCGTCCCCGCTCTGTCGGGCAGTTTCGCCGTTCTGGCCGCATCGGGCAGGGACCGGCTCTATGCACGGCCGGTCGCCACGATCGTCGCTTGGAACGGCGCCGAGGTGAGCCATGCGCTGACCCGGCTCGATCTGGCGCTGACGGAGGGGCTACATGCGGCCGGCTATCTCACCTTCGAGGCGGGCCTGGCGCTCGAACCCCGCCTGGCCACGCTCGCCCGGCCGCTGCCACCCGAACGCGGCCCCTTGCTATGGTTCGGCCTGTTCGAGGAATTCACCGACCTGCCCCACGACTGGACGGCGGGCAGCGCAGCGGAGGCCGCCGCCGGCCCTGCGGAGCCACTGATCGAGCGACAGGCTTATGCCGCCGCCTTTGCCGAGGTTCAGCGCCTCATCGCGGCGGGGGACGTCTACCAGATCAACCTGACCTTTCCCTGCCGGGTGCCCGTGAGCGGCGACCCCGTGGCGCTCTATGCGGCGCTGCGCGACCAGGCCCGCGCGCCGCATGGCGGCATCCTCCGGACCGCCGACCGGTCGATCCTGTCCTTCTCGCCGGAACTGTTTTTCCGCCGCGACGGGCAGGCGATCGAGTGCCGCCCGATGAAGGGGACGGCGACGCGGGGCGCGAGCGCGGAGAAGGATCGGCTCGCCGTCGCGGCGCTGTCGGACGATCCCAAGCAGCAGGCCGAGAATCTGATGATCGTCGATCTGCTGCGCAACGACATTGCCCGCATCTGCCTGCCGGGCAGCGTCTCGGTCCCGCGGCTGTTCGATGTGGAAACCTATCCGACCATCCACCAGATGACGTCGACGGTCACCGGCACATTGCGTCCTGAGATCGGCGCCGAGGCGCTGCTGCGCGCGCTGTTCCCCTGCGGATCGATCACAGGCGCGCCCAAGATCCGCGCGACCGAGGCGATCCTGGCGGTCGAACCCGAACCTCGCGGCATCTACACCGGTTCGATCGGATGGTTCGCACCGGATGGGTCGGCCGAGTTCAACGTCGCGATCCGCACCCTCGACTGGCCGACGGGCGCCGCCTTCGCCCGCTATGGCATCGGATCGGGCGTCGTCGCGGATTCGGGCGAGGCGAGCGAATGGCGCGAATGCCTGGCCAAGGCGGAGGTGCTGACCCGGCCGCGAACGGGCCTCAGGCTGAGGCAGCCCCCTCGAAGAAGTTGAGTTCGAGCAGCACGCCATTGGGGTCCTGGGTGAAGATCTGCTTCAGCCCGATCGAGTCCGCGCTGTTGGTCCGATAATCGGCGCCCATCGCATCGAGCCGCCCACGCACCTCCTCGAAACCCGAGCAATTGAGCGCGACATGATGGATCGATCCGGTCGGCCCCGCTTCGACGGGACGGTCATAGAATCGTGGGCAATCCATGCTGTTGAGGTGGAGGATCGGGCGCCCTCCGGCATCGTACATCCACTGCACATGGTCGGGCCGCAAAGGCGCCGGCCCATCGCGGCGTTCGAGCGACAGCAGTTCGGCATAGAAGCGCGCCGTGCCGTCGAGATCGGCGGTGACGATGTTGACATGGTCAAGTGCGTTGACCCGCATAGTGCATCCTCTTGCCTGTGCGCGGCGCTTGCGGTGGTTGAACTTTCTGGCCGCGATACGATCTTTGCGATCATGTTTGCTTGCCCCCGGCCATAGCCTTCGGCTTGGCCTTGCCCAACACCAAATCCCCCAAGGAATGACATATGGCCGATCAGGACCCCGCCAACAACTTCCCCGCAGGCTATGTCCCGCCCCGCGTCTGGACCTGGGAGAAGCCGAGCGGTGGCGCCTTCGCCAGCATCAACCGGCCCGTCTCGGGCGCCACGCACGACAAGGAACTGCCGGTCGGCAAGCACCCGCTGCAGCTCTACTCGCTTGGCACCCCCAACGGCCAGAAGGTCACGATCATGCTCGAGGAGTTGCTCGCGCTCGGCCATGAAGGCGCCGAATATGACGCCTGGCTGATCCCGATCCAGGAAGGCGCGCAGTTCGGCAGCGACTTCGTCTCGATCAACCCCAATTCGAAGATCCCCGCCATGGTCGACCGCTCGGTCGATCCGAAGGTGCGCCTGTTCGAGAGCGGCTCGATCCTCTTCTACCTCGCGGAGAAGTTCGGCGCCTTCCTGCCGACCGATCTCCACCGTCGTGCGGAGACGATGAACTGGCTGATGTGGCAGATGGGGTCGGCGCCCTATGTCGGCGGCGGGCTCGGCCATTTCTATGCCTATGCACCGATCAAGATCGAATATGCGATCGACCGCTTCGCCATGGAAACCAAGCGTCAGTTGCACGTGCTCGACACCCATCTGGAGCGCAACCGCTTCATGGCTGGCGACGACTACACGATCGCCGACATCGCGATCTTCCCCTGGTATGGCGGGATCATGCGCGATGCCTATGGCGCGCAGGAATTCCTGTCGGTCCACGAATATCCGAATCTGGACCGCTGGGTATCCGAAGTCTCCGAACGCCCCGCCGTCCAGCGCGGGCGTATCGTCAACCGCGCGGTCGGAAGCCCCGATATGCAGCTGCGCGAGCGGCACGATGCGAGCGACTTCGAGACCAACCGCCAGGACATGGTCGAGGCGCGCGGCGGCACCCGCATCTGACGATGTGGTCGCTGACGGCCCGGCGGTGAACGCCGGCCGTCAGCAGCAGCGCCCGCCGCCGCCCCGATAGCGGGCGTCCTGCCGGTTGCGGAAGAAGGCGGTGCGGTCCATCGGCGCCTGATCCGGGTGATTCTCGGCCATGTGGCGCAGATAGGCGCCATAATCGGGCAGACCGACCATCATCCGCGCAGTCCGCGCGATCAGCCCGAACAACTGGCCCATCAGACGGTCGCCTCCCCACCGATCTCATGGGCGCTCGGCCGATCCAGCCGGCGCGCAGCGAGACAGCTTCGCACCGCGAAGATGGCGATGGCCAGAACGACGACGAGGAACAGCGCGCAGAGCCCGGCATCGACCCGGTCGTTGAAGATGATCCGCGCCATCTGCTCGGCCGACTTGGCGGGGGCCAGCACCTCACCCCGCTCCGCCGCCTCGGAGAAGCGGGCGGCATGGGCGAGAAAGCCGACCTTCGGATCGCTCGAGAAGATCTTCAGCCAGCCCGCCGACGTCGTGCAGATCAGCAGCCAGGCGGTCGGGAGCAGCGTGACCCACGCATAACGATCCTGCTTCATCCGAAAGAGGACGACCGTCGCCAGCATCAGGGCGATGGCGGCGAGCATCTGGTTCGAAATGCCGAAGACCGGCCAGAGCGTGTTCACCCCGCCGAGCGGATCGGTGACGCCCTGGTGGAGGAAGAAGCCCCAGGCGCCGACGCACAGCGCCGTCGCGATGAGGCCGGGCACGACCGCGCTGCTGTCGCGGAAGGACGGGACCACCGTGCCGATAAGGTCCTGCAGCATGAAACGGCCCGCGCGGGTGCCGGCGTCGACCGCCGTCAGGATGAACAGCGCCTCGAACAATATCGCGAAATGATACCAGAAGGCCTTCATCGCGCTGCCGCCGATCACATGGCTGAAGATTTCCGCCATCGCGACCGCGAGCGTCGGCGCGCCGCCGGTGCGGGAGATGATCGTTGCCTCGCCGACGTCCTTCGCGGCCTGGGTCAGCACGTCCGGCGCGATCGGGAAGCCCATGGCGGTAACGGCGGCGGCCGCACTGGCCGGATCGCTGCCGAGCACCGCCGCCGGGCTGTTCATCGCGAAATAGATCCCCGGATCGAGAATCGACGCGCCGACGAGCGCCATGATCGCGACGAAGGCCTCCATCAGCATCGCGCCATAGCCGATGACCGGCGCATGATCCTCGCTGGCAATCAGCTTGGGCGTGGTGCCGCTCGAGATCAGCGCGTGGAAACCTGATACGGCACCGCAGGCAATGGTGATGAACAGGAAGGGGAAGAGCCCGCCCGACCAGACCGGCCCGCCCCCGCCGATGAACTGTGTCAGCGGCGGCATGCGCAGCGGCGGGGCCATGATGACGATGCCGATCGCCAGTGCCGCGATGGCGCCGATCTTGAGGAAGGTCGACAGATAGTCGCGCGGCGCCAGCAGCAGCCACACCGGCAGGATCGCCGCGACGCCGCCATAGCCGATCAATATCCAGCAGAGCTGGAGCGGCGTGAAGGTGAAGGCCGGTCCCCAGACCGGTGACTGCGCGACCGATTGCCCGAAGATGATCGCGGCGATCAGGCCGACGAGGCCGAACAGCGATACCTCACCGATCCGGCCGGGGCGGATCCAGCGGGTGTACACGCCCATCATCAGGGCGAGCGGGACCGTGGCGGCGACGGTGAAGCTGCCCCACGGGCTCTCGGCGAGCGCCTTCACGACGATCAGCGCGAGCACGGCGAGGATGATCACCATGATCATGAAGGCACCGATCAGCGCGATCGTGCCCGCGGCCATGCCCATCTCCATGCGTACCAGCTCGCCGAGCGAGCGGCCGTCGCGGCGCATCGAGATGAACAGGATCATGAAGTCCTGCACGGCCCCCGCCAGCACGACGCCCGCTAAAATCCAGAGCGTGCCGGGCAGATAGCCCATCTGCGCTGCGAGCACCGGCCCCACCAGCGGCCCGGCCCCGGCGATCGCCGCGAAGTGGTGGCCGAACAGCACGCTCCGCTCGGTCGGGACATAGTCGAGCCCATCACCCCGGCGGACCGCCGGTGTCGGCCGCGCGCCATCGAGCCGCATCACGGTGCGCGCGATGAACAGCGCATAATAGCGATAACCGATCAGGAAGACGCTGATCGCCGCGGTGACGACCCATAGCGCATTGATCATCTCGCCCCGGCTCGTCGCGACGACCGCCAGCGCGAAGGCGCCAATCGCGGCCAGCAGGGCCCAGGGAGCATGTTTCCGGATCAAATGTCTCTCCTCCTGCGGACCGGTGGATGGCGGCGGGGCATCGCCCAGCCTTTAGAGCGACCGTAGCCGAGGGCAAGCGATCCGGCCCTTCGACCTCGCGATACCCATTCGTGCTGCGCAACATTTCGCGCCGACATCTTCGGTAACGGATCAGACAAAGCCAGCCATATCGTGCGGGAGAGCCATCCGTCAGACCGATATCGAGAGGTTCATATCTCGAAAATAAGTAAGAAATTTCAGTATTTTGAATCCTTCAGCCTGCAAACCAAACAGCACATCAGGAAAAAATCATTCATGCATGTTTTTTGCCCTTTTCAAAAATGAACATCTATGTTCCTTTATGAGGGCGATCGGATGGATCGCGAGGAGGGGCAGCCGATTCGCTCGCAAGCAGCGGACGGTCCCGAAGGGACGGAGAGAGAGCCATGAAAGGACTGCTCCGGGGTGCGACGCGCGCCCTGGGAACGGCGACTATCGCCTTCTTGACATCGACGAGCACCGTGGCGCTGGCGCAGACCGCGCCCGAACCGGAACGGCAGGGCCAGGCGGCCGGCCTGGAAGACATCGTCGTCACCGCCCGCCGCGTTCGCGAATCCCTGCAGGACACGCCGGTCGCCGTTACCGCCTTTTCCTCGGCAGCCATCGAGCGCAAATTCGCGACCGACATTCGCGCGCTGGCCGGTGATGTGCCCAACGTCGTCATCACCAACGTACCAGGCTTCAACGCTGCATCGATCGGCATTCGCGGCCAGTCGACCGGCGACATCATCCTGACCTTCGAGCCGGCGGTCGGCGTCGTCGTCGACGATTTCGTCCTCGCCCACGTCCAGACCCAGCTGTTCGACCTGTTCGACATCGACCGGATCGAAGTGCTGCGCGGTCCGCAGGGAACGCTGTTCGGCAAGAACACCGTCGGCGGCGTCGTCAACGTCATCACCAAGCGCCCCGAGAAGACCTTCGGCGCCGAAATGCGCCTCGGCTATTCGAGCTTCAACACCAAGGACGTGAAGGCGGCGATCAACCTGCCTTTGGCCGACAATCTGTTCTTCCGCGTTGCCGGCTCCTTCCAGGAAAGCGACGGCTATTACCGCCTGACCAAGACCAACAATGTCGACTTCATCCCGATGGACGTGCCCGCGCGCGGTCAGCGCTGGGGCGGCACGCGCTATTTCAGCGGCCGCGCCAAGCTGCTGTGGGAGCCGGGTCCCGACACCAACGTCCTCTTCACCTACGAGATGCTGCGCGACCGCGGCGATTCCCCGCCCAGCGTCAACGAGTCCCCCGCCGGCTTCCTGTTCGATGTCCTTGGCTTCCCGGGCATCCAGACCACCGGCGCGAGCCCGTTCGACACCGGCACGACGCTGTGCCGCGGCAATGCCAATGCGCCGACCTGCCCCGGCACGCTCAACGGCCACCGCATCAATGTCGATGGCGGCTATGTGCGGGTCGAGCACAATATGCAGGACATCGGCTCGCTGACCGTCGTCGGCGGCTATCGCAAGGTGAAGTCGAGCCTGCCGTCCGACTATACCGGTGAAAGCGCCTATCTGTTCGTATCGACCCGCGACGACACCCGCGACCAGTACAGCCTCGAAGCGCGCTTCTCGTCCGACTTCTCCGACAAGCTGAAGTTCACGGTCGGGTCGATGTACTGGGGCCAGAAGCTGGACGCCAATGCGACCTCCTTCCTCGGCTTCCTGCGCTTCCTCGGCGATCCGACCGCGCTGACCGACCCCAATCTCTCGACCGCCAACTACAAGGTCGACAGCTATGCGGCGTTCGGCGAGGCGGAATATAAGGTCAGCGATCCTTTCTCGGTTTTCCTGGGCGGACGC encodes the following:
- a CDS encoding HpcH/HpaI aldolase/citrate lyase family protein; amino-acid sequence: MRLRSLLFVPGDRPERFPKAAASGADALILDLEDSVAAESKAAARNAVAAWLSAAPPVPSFVRINPLDSEHVGADLRAVAEAAPAGLVLPKAEGAGSVARLLERAGANCPPILPIATETPAAIFALGSYAAQADRLVGLTWGAEDLPAAIGAATSREEDGRYTAPYEMVRALTLFGAHAAGVAAIETVFPNIADAEGLAAYVARGRRDGFTGMMAIHPSQIETINRGFSPTEAEIAHARAIISLFAANPGVGALKLEGKMVDRPHLKQAEALLARAGAL
- the yghU gene encoding glutathione-dependent disulfide-bond oxidoreductase codes for the protein MADQDPANNFPAGYVPPRVWTWEKPSGGAFASINRPVSGATHDKELPVGKHPLQLYSLGTPNGQKVTIMLEELLALGHEGAEYDAWLIPIQEGAQFGSDFVSINPNSKIPAMVDRSVDPKVRLFESGSILFYLAEKFGAFLPTDLHRRAETMNWLMWQMGSAPYVGGGLGHFYAYAPIKIEYAIDRFAMETKRQLHVLDTHLERNRFMAGDDYTIADIAIFPWYGGIMRDAYGAQEFLSVHEYPNLDRWVSEVSERPAVQRGRIVNRAVGSPDMQLRERHDASDFETNRQDMVEARGGTRI
- a CDS encoding VOC family protein, coding for MRVNALDHVNIVTADLDGTARFYAELLSLERRDGPAPLRPDHVQWMYDAGGRPILHLNSMDCPRFYDRPVEAGPTGSIHHVALNCSGFEEVRGRLDAMGADYRTNSADSIGLKQIFTQDPNGVLLELNFFEGAASA
- the pabB gene encoding aminodeoxychorismate synthase component I, translated to MPSVPALSGSFAVLAASGRDRLYARPVATIVAWNGAEVSHALTRLDLALTEGLHAAGYLTFEAGLALEPRLATLARPLPPERGPLLWFGLFEEFTDLPHDWTAGSAAEAAAGPAEPLIERQAYAAAFAEVQRLIAAGDVYQINLTFPCRVPVSGDPVALYAALRDQARAPHGGILRTADRSILSFSPELFFRRDGQAIECRPMKGTATRGASAEKDRLAVAALSDDPKQQAENLMIVDLLRNDIARICLPGSVSVPRLFDVETYPTIHQMTSTVTGTLRPEIGAEALLRALFPCGSITGAPKIRATEAILAVEPEPRGIYTGSIGWFAPDGSAEFNVAIRTLDWPTGAAFARYGIGSGVVADSGEASEWRECLAKAEVLTRPRTGLRLRQPPRRS
- a CDS encoding TonB-dependent receptor yields the protein MKGLLRGATRALGTATIAFLTSTSTVALAQTAPEPERQGQAAGLEDIVVTARRVRESLQDTPVAVTAFSSAAIERKFATDIRALAGDVPNVVITNVPGFNAASIGIRGQSTGDIILTFEPAVGVVVDDFVLAHVQTQLFDLFDIDRIEVLRGPQGTLFGKNTVGGVVNVITKRPEKTFGAEMRLGYSSFNTKDVKAAINLPLADNLFFRVAGSFQESDGYYRLTKTNNVDFIPMDVPARGQRWGGTRYFSGRAKLLWEPGPDTNVLFTYEMLRDRGDSPPSVNESPAGFLFDVLGFPGIQTTGASPFDTGTTLCRGNANAPTCPGTLNGHRINVDGGYVRVEHNMQDIGSLTVVGGYRKVKSSLPSDYTGESAYLFVSTRDDTRDQYSLEARFSSDFSDKLKFTVGSMYWGQKLDANATSFLGFLRFLGDPTALTDPNLSTANYKVDSYAAFGEAEYKVSDPFSVFLGGRYTKEKKTFSVRPQVRRSRVQAGFWPEYSDKASFSKPTFRAGYRWEITDGVNNYFTYSQGYKSGGYNEQAMSATSALPFREETADSFEFGLKTETADRRLRFNVAAFYVKYDDLQRDAVVPFIDPITGLPGQETRTTNAGKAEVYGLELEASAVPVDGLTLGASLGYQKAKYLEFFTDVDGNGTNDDASNLKLRNVPKWTANASANYAFPPTDWGQVSLNADVNYQAEYESVTLNAPFTQGEARTLVGASIQWADPTERYRVSVFTRNLLDETYRVSANSVAGLFNFTNYAPPRSFGIELGVKL
- a CDS encoding YbdD/YjiX family protein, whose translation is MGQLFGLIARTARMMVGLPDYGAYLRHMAENHPDQAPMDRTAFFRNRQDARYRGGGGRCC
- a CDS encoding dihydroneopterin aldolase; the encoded protein is MTQGKRMIDRASADGTLDAAAPYRRSRSAPVVLHQRVCVDDIRVEAFIGVHSHEKNRRQSLIVAVQLDILPPEADTIDDTIDYNRIVEECRRLADRSIGLIENFARQLGEALLADSRVMRAEISVAKPGALPNGVARSTIALARGA
- a CDS encoding MaoC family dehydratase, which encodes MAGRWFDEWTVGDRLAHEIRRTVTETDNLLFSTMTHNPQPLHIDAEAARQSEFGQILVNGTFTFALMVGLSVGDTTLGTLVANLGYDKLVMPKPVFIGDTMRAETEIVELRPSRSRPDAGIVTFRHRLLNQRDEVVCECLRSALLQRKPAA
- a CDS encoding ATP-binding protein, coding for MGRILIILLLTVTVEFCTSTLLYERASQFSLREDEAHRLAEHLVITRKLIAERTPRERPAMASLLTTDRYDVRWGESLPPPPPRMAPELREMRDQIVNWEPSLAEADMRLQLKSPGLNSMVVGGMTLPDGSWIYFGTRDVVSGWDLAIGRVILALVPALALLVIGSLLISNTLKPIRMLAQAAERYGYGDRIILPEVGTGEVLRVVKAFNAMQDRIQRLIQDRTQALAAVGHDLRTPISRLRLRIDMIGDSAARDAIQRDAVEMETMIASLLAFLGGDETEQPRVRSDIAVMAATVVDDATDHGHDVRYEGPEHFDAYVRLYDLKRALDNLVSNALRHARHVTVSLIPGEERVTLRVVDDGPGIPEADLDSAKQPFVRLDTARERNTEGLGLGLAIVERIVGAHGGVLTLANRPEGGLRADIDIPVKGPQQLG
- a CDS encoding carbon starvation CstA family protein — protein: MRKHAPWALLAAIGAFALAVVATSRGEMINALWVVTAAISVFLIGYRYYALFIARTVMRLDGARPTPAVRRGDGLDYVPTERSVLFGHHFAAIAGAGPLVGPVLAAQMGYLPGTLWILAGVVLAGAVQDFMILFISMRRDGRSLGELVRMEMGMAAGTIALIGAFMIMVIILAVLALIVVKALAESPWGSFTVAATVPLALMMGVYTRWIRPGRIGEVSLFGLVGLIAAIIFGQSVAQSPVWGPAFTFTPLQLCWILIGYGGVAAILPVWLLLAPRDYLSTFLKIGAIAALAIGIVIMAPPLRMPPLTQFIGGGGPVWSGGLFPFLFITIACGAVSGFHALISSGTTPKLIASEDHAPVIGYGAMLMEAFVAIMALVGASILDPGIYFAMNSPAAVLGSDPASAAAAVTAMGFPIAPDVLTQAAKDVGEATIISRTGGAPTLAVAMAEIFSHVIGGSAMKAFWYHFAILFEALFILTAVDAGTRAGRFMLQDLIGTVVPSFRDSSAVVPGLIATALCVGAWGFFLHQGVTDPLGGVNTLWPVFGISNQMLAAIALMLATVVLFRMKQDRYAWVTLLPTAWLLICTTSAGWLKIFSSDPKVGFLAHAARFSEAAERGEVLAPAKSAEQMARIIFNDRVDAGLCALFLVVVLAIAIFAVRSCLAARRLDRPSAHEIGGEATV
- a CDS encoding response regulator encodes the protein MTSSTILLVEDDPSLRVLTARALQENGYTVRPASTAPEMWIIFNAEPVDLILLDIMLPGTSGIELCRQVRQKSDVPIIFISAKGSETDRVIGLEIGADDYLPKPFSTRELMARVRAVLRRGGMERQSDVSRRNEASFDGWTVNFPRRELTSPTGAIIDLTGAEFDLLSSFVHNAQRVIARERLIELSRTRLGDASDRSIDVLVSRLRRKLQSAGKEAPITTVRGVGYMFNAEVSRS